From a single Sinorhizobium sp. RAC02 genomic region:
- a CDS encoding cytochrome c family protein yields MNSYVNMGVGALLGTVFVLMSVSIASEGIFHSGHPEKEGFAIVAEETGGEAAGGEAPAAVPIATLLATADAGAGETVFKKCASCHTPEKGGPNKVGPGLWDIVNRPIASHEGFSYSAGMTTFSEGHKVLWDYDHLNFFLEAPKKHVPGTAMGFAGLKKNDERANLIAYLRTLSDNPVALPTASNEGAAATTEGGATATEGAAPADGGAAATTTEGATTPAEGGAAATTTEGSTPAEGGTTHGTTTEQPAAQ; encoded by the coding sequence ATGAACTCTTATGTGAACATGGGCGTAGGTGCCCTATTGGGCACCGTCTTCGTACTGATGTCCGTGTCGATCGCTTCTGAAGGCATTTTCCATTCGGGCCATCCCGAGAAGGAAGGTTTCGCGATCGTTGCCGAGGAAACTGGCGGCGAAGCAGCCGGTGGCGAAGCTCCCGCAGCTGTTCCGATCGCAACCCTGCTGGCCACTGCCGATGCCGGCGCCGGCGAAACGGTCTTCAAGAAATGTGCGAGCTGTCACACCCCAGAGAAGGGCGGCCCGAACAAGGTCGGACCCGGTCTCTGGGACATCGTGAACCGCCCGATCGCCTCGCATGAGGGCTTCAGCTATTCCGCCGGCATGACCACCTTCTCCGAAGGCCACAAGGTGCTGTGGGACTACGACCATCTGAACTTCTTCCTCGAAGCGCCGAAGAAGCACGTTCCGGGCACCGCCATGGGCTTCGCCGGTCTGAAGAAGAACGACGAACGCGCCAACCTGATCGCCTATCTGCGCACGCTTTCCGACAATCCGGTGGCGCTGCCGACCGCATCGAACGAAGGTGCAGCGGCAACGACCGAAGGCGGCGCGACCGCTACCGAGGGTGCGGCTCCGGCTGACGGCGGCGCGGCCGCGACGACGACCGAAGGTGCAACGACCCCGGCAGAGGGTGGCGCTGCGGCCACCACGACCGAGGGCTCCACCCCGGCCGAAGGCGGCACGACGCACGGCACCACGACCGAACAGCCGGCTGCTCAGTAA
- a CDS encoding AEC family transporter, translated as MSDVALNVLPVFALILIGWVLVRTGYLREELGEGLGEFVFRVAVPLLLFRTIAEADFAGESPLRIWIAYFGGVAVTWTVAHLVATLGFKRDRRIGVLAGVSSAFANTVFIGLPLVARIVGDEGLVAISVLLSVHLPVMMIAGTILMERAERKEGTRAPQSFAALLLGIGKSLVRNPLVTGLAAGALFHVGGVPLTGPVKVVVDQLAAMAAPAALVSIGMALNKYKVGGNAGIALAMTSLKLVVLPGSVYVACRLLGLSPEWTAAMVLTSSVPTGVNAWLLANHFGVGHALASSTITMTTALGVFTVSFWAWLLG; from the coding sequence ATGTCGGATGTCGCTCTCAACGTTTTGCCTGTCTTCGCGCTGATCCTGATCGGCTGGGTGCTGGTGCGCACCGGTTATCTTCGGGAGGAACTGGGCGAGGGGCTCGGCGAGTTCGTCTTCCGGGTCGCCGTTCCGCTGCTGCTGTTTCGCACCATCGCGGAAGCGGATTTTGCCGGCGAATCGCCGCTGCGCATCTGGATCGCGTATTTCGGCGGCGTCGCCGTCACCTGGACGGTGGCGCATCTCGTAGCGACGCTCGGCTTCAAGCGCGACCGGCGCATCGGAGTTCTTGCCGGCGTTTCCTCGGCCTTCGCCAACACCGTCTTCATCGGCCTGCCGCTCGTCGCGCGCATCGTCGGCGACGAAGGGCTGGTGGCGATCTCGGTGCTGCTTTCGGTGCATCTGCCGGTCATGATGATTGCCGGCACCATTCTCATGGAGAGGGCGGAGCGGAAGGAAGGCACGCGCGCGCCGCAGAGTTTCGCAGCCCTTCTGCTCGGCATCGGCAAGAGCCTCGTGCGCAATCCGCTGGTGACCGGCCTCGCCGCCGGTGCGCTGTTCCATGTGGGCGGCGTGCCGCTGACAGGCCCGGTGAAGGTGGTGGTCGACCAGCTGGCGGCGATGGCGGCACCGGCGGCCCTCGTTTCCATCGGCATGGCGCTCAACAAGTACAAGGTCGGCGGCAATGCCGGCATCGCGCTGGCGATGACCTCCCTTAAGCTCGTCGTGCTGCCCGGCTCCGTCTATGTCGCCTGCCGCCTGCTTGGCCTCAGCCCGGAATGGACAGCCGCGATGGTGCTGACTTCCTCCGTGCCGACAGGCGTCAACGCCTGGCTGCTCGCCAACCATTTCGGCGTCGGTCACGCGCTCGCCTCCTCGACGATCACCATGACGACGGCGCTCGGCGTCTTCACCGTCTCCTTCTGGGCCTGGTTGCTCGGCTGA
- a CDS encoding alpha-2-macroglobulin family protein, with amino-acid sequence MSMRAIFGFSALLLAAVASPPLPAHAEETRTVVTTENSDYFGFDLRTVQDVTLDQCKTDCVDDLSCRAFTYNPKVKWCFLKSDFNQLNHFQGAIAGKIIKADNAADIGAPPAMPFISDYMMSDARTFRDGLALATEHTGQGAESLGSLGRIESASSRFDQALIAYKGALSLAPDDYYLWIETAESMGRAVSNSYLAGQGALAAINAYQLSRTTETRARALAVLADTLDKSGNYRAGINAYKASLELKDDVAVRSAYLGLRARQGFRIVNHTIDSDSATPRACVEFSEPLVKSGADYASFVTLDGAAPKAVEAKDRQICVEGLNHGQRYKIAFRPGLPSAVDEPLESMVDLDIYVQDRTATVRFTGDGFVLPGSVRRGIPIVSVNTDSADLKLYRVGDRAIAGLLADSRFLTQLDGYSAERIESQNGQLVWQGKIEISPELNKDVVTSFPVDEALPERKPGVYVLTAAASNGRSNEWDAKATQWFVVSDVGLTTYAGTDGLNVFARSLDSAAPLEGVDLQLIATNNEVLGTATTDAEGRATFTAGLMRGTAAMTPAVILAKKGESDFVFLDMTRAGFDLSDRGVTGRPAPGAIDVLAWTERGIYRAGETVHATALARDIEANAVEKLPLTFVFNRPDGVEDRRLVSDGAALGGHAIDLPLQENSMRGTWTMQIYTDPKGTAIAEKTFLVDDFVPDRIEFDMTSTAKDIETGVPVPVSVEGRYLYGAPGAGLEIEGDVALKPTRADPAFPEYVFGLTDEEAIEESTTPLEGLDVLDDEGKTTFDVTVTDLPSTTQRLEALVTLRMMEAGGRAVERSLTLPVKATGPMIGVKPEFKGELSENGIANFHVVAVGPDGAKLAMQGLPWKLLAVERNYQWYRDGSSWRYEPVLSTQQVSNGTLDVASDGGKISVPVTWGRYRLEVESPEPDGPATSVEFDAGWYVAATSTETPDALEISLDKENYAVGDTAKLKISPRHAGQVLITVGAESLIATQTAAVGAEGGEVEIPITKEWGPGSYVTATLFRPGSDQESRMPMRAIGITWLKVDPAERKLNVALDVPEKTLPRQPLDISLQVAGAGANEEAYITVAAVDVGILNLTKYEAPDPAGWYFGQRRLGMEIRDLYGRLIDGSLGATGRLRTGGDGGEGALSGKPPTEKLVAFFAGPVKLDADGKAKVSFDIPQFNGTARIMAVAWTKTGVGSASKDVIIRDPVVVTASLPKFLAPGDRADLRLDIVNTDAPAGDYTVEVTHNASVMVEQTGAGQTIKLEPGGKTALTLPLIGGEAGDGVVTVKLSNGSGMSLEQALNVPVRPAAMPITTRRPIEIAANGSLTIDDQLLADSQLAGASVSLSVSRAAAFDIPALLMALDRYPYGCTEQTTSRALPLLYLSELSKQSGLPEDTETQKRVQDAIYRVLANQSSSGSFGLWSPGYGDLWLDAFVTDFLTRAREQKFDVPEQAMLQALSNLQNSISYEVNVSTQGTEIAYALYVLARNRKAAISDLRYYADTKLSEFSSPLARAQLAGALGLYGDAQRSMTIFSNALGLSRDGILNASLSRTDYGSSLRDGAAILALAAESRPVPNVIPELTKLVAKQWEDKRWTSTQEQTWMLLAARSVKDADKDLKLEINGAERAGGYAAQMTGKSLMENPLTIANRTGEPVSAVLTTVAAPADPLPAGGDGFAIERTYYTLDGEEANITEATQNERYVVVLKVTEHNDWPSRIIITDLLPAGFEIDNPSLVDSAKLSNFDWLGETEAAHTEFRYDRFVAAFNRNAGDNREVSLAYVVRAVTPGTYDLPAAQVEDMYRPQYSARTATGRMQVAKAE; translated from the coding sequence ATGTCTATGCGCGCAATCTTCGGTTTCTCGGCACTTCTTCTGGCGGCTGTCGCTTCACCTCCCCTTCCCGCCCATGCCGAAGAGACGCGCACCGTCGTAACGACGGAAAACAGCGACTATTTCGGCTTCGACCTGCGCACCGTGCAGGACGTGACGCTCGACCAGTGCAAGACCGACTGCGTCGATGACCTGTCCTGCCGCGCCTTTACCTATAATCCCAAGGTGAAGTGGTGCTTCCTGAAGAGCGACTTCAACCAGCTCAACCATTTCCAGGGCGCGATCGCCGGCAAGATCATCAAGGCTGACAATGCCGCCGATATCGGCGCGCCGCCGGCCATGCCCTTCATCAGCGACTACATGATGAGTGATGCCCGCACCTTCCGCGACGGCCTGGCGCTTGCAACCGAGCATACCGGCCAGGGCGCGGAAAGCCTCGGCTCGCTTGGCCGAATCGAATCCGCTTCCAGCCGCTTCGACCAGGCGCTCATCGCCTACAAGGGCGCGCTCTCGCTTGCGCCGGACGATTATTATCTCTGGATCGAAACGGCCGAATCCATGGGCCGCGCCGTCAGCAACAGCTATCTCGCCGGCCAGGGCGCGCTTGCGGCGATCAACGCCTACCAGCTGTCGCGCACCACGGAGACGCGGGCGCGGGCGCTCGCCGTGCTCGCCGATACGCTCGACAAATCGGGCAATTACCGCGCCGGTATCAACGCCTACAAGGCGAGCCTGGAGCTGAAGGACGATGTCGCGGTCCGTTCGGCCTATCTTGGTCTGCGCGCCCGCCAGGGCTTCCGCATTGTCAATCACACGATCGATTCCGACAGCGCGACGCCGCGCGCCTGCGTCGAATTCTCCGAGCCGCTCGTTAAGTCGGGTGCCGACTACGCCTCCTTCGTCACGCTGGATGGCGCGGCGCCCAAAGCAGTCGAGGCCAAGGACCGGCAGATCTGCGTCGAGGGGCTGAACCACGGCCAGCGCTACAAGATCGCCTTCCGCCCCGGCCTGCCGTCCGCGGTCGACGAGCCGCTGGAATCCATGGTCGATCTCGACATCTACGTGCAGGACCGCACCGCCACCGTGCGCTTCACCGGTGACGGCTTCGTGCTGCCCGGCAGCGTGCGCCGCGGCATTCCGATCGTCTCGGTCAACACCGACAGCGCCGACCTAAAACTCTACCGCGTCGGTGATCGCGCGATCGCCGGGCTTCTCGCCGACAGCCGGTTCCTGACCCAGCTCGACGGCTACTCCGCCGAGCGCATCGAAAGCCAGAACGGCCAGCTCGTCTGGCAGGGCAAGATCGAAATTTCGCCGGAACTCAACAAGGACGTCGTCACCAGCTTCCCGGTCGACGAGGCACTGCCGGAGCGCAAGCCCGGCGTCTATGTGCTGACCGCCGCCGCCTCGAACGGCCGCAGCAACGAATGGGACGCGAAGGCGACGCAATGGTTCGTCGTCTCGGATGTCGGCCTCACCACCTATGCCGGCACGGACGGCCTCAACGTCTTCGCCCGCTCGCTCGATAGCGCAGCACCGCTCGAAGGCGTCGACCTCCAGCTGATTGCCACCAACAACGAAGTGCTCGGCACCGCGACGACCGATGCGGAGGGTCGCGCGACCTTCACCGCCGGCCTGATGCGCGGCACCGCCGCCATGACGCCCGCCGTCATCCTCGCCAAGAAGGGCGAATCCGACTTCGTCTTCCTCGACATGACACGCGCCGGCTTCGACCTTTCCGACCGTGGTGTCACCGGTCGCCCGGCACCCGGCGCCATCGACGTGCTCGCCTGGACCGAACGCGGTATCTACCGCGCCGGCGAGACGGTGCATGCCACCGCACTCGCCCGTGACATCGAGGCGAATGCGGTCGAAAAACTGCCGCTCACCTTCGTCTTCAACCGGCCGGACGGCGTGGAAGACCGCCGCCTCGTCTCCGATGGCGCAGCCCTCGGCGGCCATGCCATCGATCTGCCGCTGCAAGAAAACAGCATGCGCGGCACCTGGACGATGCAGATCTACACCGACCCGAAGGGCACGGCGATTGCCGAAAAAACCTTCCTCGTCGACGATTTCGTGCCGGACCGCATCGAATTCGACATGACGAGCACGGCGAAGGACATCGAAACCGGCGTGCCGGTCCCCGTTTCCGTCGAAGGCCGTTATCTCTACGGTGCACCGGGTGCGGGCCTTGAGATCGAGGGCGATGTCGCGCTGAAACCGACACGCGCGGACCCGGCCTTTCCGGAATATGTCTTCGGCCTGACGGACGAGGAAGCGATCGAGGAAAGCACGACGCCGCTCGAAGGCCTCGATGTGCTCGACGACGAGGGCAAGACGACTTTCGACGTCACCGTCACCGATCTCCCCTCGACCACGCAGCGCCTCGAAGCGCTGGTGACGCTGCGCATGATGGAGGCCGGTGGCCGCGCCGTCGAACGCTCGCTGACGCTGCCCGTCAAGGCGACCGGCCCGATGATCGGCGTGAAGCCGGAATTCAAGGGTGAACTCTCGGAAAACGGCATCGCGAACTTCCACGTCGTCGCTGTCGGCCCGGATGGTGCCAAACTGGCCATGCAGGGCCTGCCCTGGAAGCTGCTTGCCGTCGAGCGGAATTATCAATGGTACCGCGACGGCAGCTCCTGGCGCTATGAGCCGGTGCTGTCGACGCAGCAGGTCTCCAACGGCACCCTCGACGTCGCGTCGGATGGCGGCAAGATCTCCGTTCCCGTCACCTGGGGCCGTTACCGTCTCGAAGTCGAAAGCCCCGAACCGGATGGCCCGGCGACGAGCGTCGAGTTCGACGCGGGCTGGTATGTCGCCGCAACCTCTACGGAAACACCCGACGCGCTGGAGATCTCGCTCGACAAGGAAAACTACGCGGTCGGTGACACGGCCAAGCTGAAGATCTCGCCGCGCCATGCCGGCCAGGTGCTGATCACCGTCGGCGCCGAAAGCCTGATCGCCACCCAGACCGCCGCGGTCGGCGCCGAGGGCGGTGAGGTGGAAATCCCGATCACCAAGGAATGGGGACCGGGCTCCTACGTCACCGCGACGCTCTTCCGCCCGGGCTCCGACCAGGAAAGCCGCATGCCGATGCGCGCCATCGGCATCACCTGGCTGAAGGTCGATCCTGCCGAGCGTAAGCTCAATGTCGCCCTCGACGTGCCGGAAAAGACCCTGCCGCGTCAGCCGCTCGACATCTCTCTCCAGGTGGCAGGTGCGGGCGCCAACGAGGAGGCCTATATCACGGTCGCCGCCGTGGATGTCGGTATCCTCAATCTCACCAAATATGAAGCGCCCGATCCGGCCGGCTGGTACTTCGGCCAACGCCGCCTCGGCATGGAAATCCGCGACCTCTACGGCCGCCTGATCGACGGTTCGCTCGGCGCCACCGGGCGCCTGCGCACCGGCGGTGACGGCGGCGAAGGCGCGCTCTCGGGCAAGCCTCCGACAGAAAAGCTGGTCGCCTTCTTCGCCGGCCCCGTGAAACTCGATGCGGACGGCAAGGCCAAGGTCAGCTTCGACATTCCGCAGTTCAACGGCACGGCCCGCATCATGGCCGTTGCCTGGACCAAGACGGGCGTCGGTAGCGCATCAAAGGACGTCATCATCCGCGATCCGGTCGTCGTGACGGCAAGCCTGCCGAAGTTCCTCGCACCCGGGGACCGGGCGGATCTCAGGCTCGACATCGTCAACACGGATGCGCCTGCCGGCGACTATACGGTCGAGGTCACGCACAATGCCTCCGTCATGGTCGAACAGACCGGTGCCGGCCAGACGATCAAGCTGGAGCCCGGTGGCAAGACGGCGCTCACTTTGCCGCTCATCGGCGGTGAGGCAGGCGACGGCGTCGTGACGGTCAAACTGTCGAACGGCTCCGGCATGTCGCTTGAACAGGCACTCAATGTGCCCGTACGCCCGGCCGCCATGCCGATCACCACGCGCCGGCCGATCGAGATTGCCGCAAACGGCAGCCTGACGATCGACGACCAGCTTCTGGCCGACAGCCAGCTTGCCGGCGCTTCGGTCAGCCTCAGCGTCTCGCGCGCCGCGGCCTTCGACATCCCGGCACTCCTGATGGCGCTCGACCGCTACCCCTATGGCTGCACCGAGCAGACGACCAGCCGCGCGCTGCCACTGCTCTATCTCAGCGAGCTTTCCAAACAGTCCGGCCTGCCGGAGGACACGGAAACGCAGAAGCGCGTGCAGGACGCCATCTACCGCGTGCTTGCCAACCAGTCCTCGTCCGGCAGCTTCGGCCTCTGGTCGCCGGGCTATGGCGACCTCTGGCTCGATGCCTTCGTGACGGACTTCCTCACAAGGGCGCGCGAACAGAAGTTCGACGTGCCGGAGCAGGCCATGCTGCAGGCACTTTCCAACCTGCAGAACTCCATCTCCTATGAGGTCAATGTCTCCACCCAGGGCACCGAGATCGCCTACGCGCTCTACGTGCTCGCCCGCAACCGCAAGGCCGCGATCAGCGACCTGCGCTACTATGCGGACACGAAGCTCTCGGAGTTCTCCTCGCCGCTCGCCCGCGCACAGCTTGCCGGCGCGCTCGGTCTCTATGGCGATGCCCAGCGCTCGATGACGATCTTCTCCAATGCGCTCGGCCTCTCGCGTGACGGCATCCTGAATGCCAGCCTCTCGCGCACCGACTACGGTTCGTCGCTGCGCGACGGCGCCGCCATCCTGGCGCTTGCCGCAGAAAGCCGGCCGGTTCCCAATGTCATTCCGGAACTGACGAAGCTCGTCGCCAAGCAGTGGGAGGACAAGCGCTGGACCAGCACGCAGGAGCAGACCTGGATGCTGCTCGCCGCGCGGTCCGTGAAGGATGCCGACAAGGACCTGAAGCTCGAAATCAACGGCGCCGAGCGCGCCGGCGGCTACGCCGCGCAGATGACGGGCAAGTCCCTGATGGAAAACCCGCTGACCATCGCCAACCGCACCGGCGAGCCGGTCTCGGCCGTGCTGACCACGGTTGCGGCTCCCGCCGACCCGCTGCCGGCCGGCGGCGACGGCTTTGCCATCGAGCGCACCTACTACACGCTCGACGGCGAGGAGGCGAACATCACGGAGGCGACGCAGAACGAGCGCTACGTCGTGGTGCTGAAGGTGACGGAACACAATGACTGGCCGTCGCGCATCATCATCACCGACCTGCTGCCGGCTGGTTTCGAGATCGACAATCCGAGCCTCGTCGACAGCGCGAAGCTTTCGAACTTCGACTGGCTCGGCGAGACCGAGGCGGCGCATACGGAGTTCCGCTACGACCGTTTCGTCGCGGCCTTCAACCGCAACGCGGGCGACAACCGCGAGGTCAGCCTCGCCTATGTCGTGCGCGCCGTCACCCCTGGCACCTATGACCTGCCGGCAGCGCAGGTGGAGGACATGTATCGTCCGCAGTACTCCGCCCGCACGGCAACCGGCCGCATGCAGGTCGCCAAGGCCGAATAA
- the pbpC gene encoding penicillin-binding protein 1C: MALWRKLLIGSLGGAAVIAALAFGLDYADKAYPPPAAVAETVSKEVLDRDGRLLRAFATPDGLWRLKTTAADVDPQFIRMLVAYEDRRFREHAGIDPLALLRAAGQFVTNGRIVSGASTLSMQVARLIEPRENRSMLAKLRQMARAIQLERRLSKAEILDLYLTLAPYGGNLEGVRAASLAWFGKEPKRLTVAEAALLVALPQLPEKRRPDRHRAVAEKARERVLNRLAVSEIIGEGEAERASAEAVPDRRRQLPSYAAHLSELALRKDPKAIKHETSLDRTVQDGLETVAREAAERLGPKISIAMVMADARTGEILGEVGSADYFDGSRAGWIDMTRIRRSPGSALKPFIYGLAFEEGLVAQETIVEDRPSDFSGYRPRNFDMTYQGDVSVRKALQLSLNVPAVRLLEAVGPTRLMVRFRRAEVQAVLPPGETPGLAIGLGGLGITLRDLTQLYAALANRGMPVRLGDGISRAAAQIEGEPLLDPVAVWQVSDVLSAVTPPTGSRRLGIAYKTGTSYGYRDAWSVGYDGRHVLGVWVGRADNGAVPGLTGYGAAAPILFEAFARSGVAITALPRAPAGAVRIAQSELPASLRRFAITANGLVATAAREPAPEIIYPPEGAHVELGATTGADLSPLVLKLQGGRAPFRWLANGKVLPDASRRRTTQWMPEGAGFSTLTVIDAAGRAASVRVFIE; this comes from the coding sequence ATGGCGCTCTGGCGCAAGCTCCTCATAGGCTCCCTCGGCGGGGCGGCAGTTATCGCCGCCCTCGCCTTCGGGCTCGACTATGCGGACAAGGCCTATCCGCCGCCGGCTGCGGTGGCGGAGACCGTCTCCAAAGAAGTGCTCGACCGCGACGGCCGCCTGCTGCGTGCCTTCGCGACACCGGATGGCCTCTGGCGGCTGAAAACCACGGCCGCCGATGTCGATCCGCAATTCATCCGCATGCTCGTTGCCTATGAGGACCGGCGCTTCCGCGAGCATGCCGGCATCGACCCACTGGCGCTGTTGCGCGCCGCCGGCCAGTTCGTCACCAATGGCCGCATCGTCTCGGGCGCTTCCACGCTCTCCATGCAGGTCGCCCGGCTGATCGAGCCGCGCGAAAACCGCTCGATGCTGGCGAAACTGCGCCAGATGGCGCGCGCCATCCAGCTCGAACGGCGACTTTCCAAGGCTGAGATCCTCGATCTCTACCTGACGCTCGCCCCCTATGGCGGCAACTTGGAGGGCGTACGCGCGGCAAGCCTCGCCTGGTTCGGCAAGGAACCGAAGCGGCTCACCGTCGCCGAAGCCGCTTTGCTTGTTGCCCTGCCGCAGCTTCCCGAAAAGCGCCGGCCGGACCGGCACCGCGCCGTTGCGGAAAAGGCCCGCGAGCGCGTGCTGAATCGTCTTGCTGTCTCCGAGATCATCGGCGAAGGCGAGGCCGAACGCGCGTCTGCCGAAGCTGTACCGGATCGCCGCCGCCAGCTCCCATCGTACGCCGCCCATCTTTCCGAGCTGGCGCTGCGCAAGGACCCGAAGGCGATCAAGCACGAGACATCGCTTGACCGCACCGTGCAGGACGGTCTCGAAACCGTCGCGCGCGAGGCAGCAGAACGGCTTGGCCCGAAAATCTCCATCGCCATGGTGATGGCCGATGCCCGCACCGGCGAAATTCTTGGCGAGGTCGGCTCGGCGGATTATTTCGACGGCAGCCGCGCCGGCTGGATCGACATGACGCGCATCCGTCGTTCGCCCGGTTCGGCGCTCAAACCCTTCATCTACGGCCTCGCCTTCGAGGAGGGGCTGGTCGCGCAGGAAACCATCGTCGAGGATCGACCTTCCGATTTTTCCGGCTATCGCCCGCGCAATTTCGACATGACCTACCAGGGTGACGTCAGCGTACGCAAGGCGCTGCAGCTTTCGCTGAACGTGCCCGCCGTGCGCCTGCTCGAAGCCGTCGGCCCGACGCGACTGATGGTGCGCTTCCGCCGCGCCGAGGTGCAGGCCGTGCTGCCGCCGGGCGAGACACCCGGTCTCGCCATCGGGCTTGGCGGTCTCGGCATCACGCTGCGCGATCTTACCCAGCTCTATGCGGCCCTCGCCAACCGCGGCATGCCCGTCCGCCTTGGGGACGGCATTTCCCGCGCGGCCGCGCAGATCGAGGGCGAACCGCTGCTCGACCCCGTCGCCGTCTGGCAGGTCTCCGACGTGCTCTCCGCCGTCACGCCACCGACCGGCAGCCGCCGCCTCGGCATCGCCTACAAGACCGGCACCAGCTACGGCTACCGCGATGCCTGGTCCGTCGGCTATGACGGCCGCCATGTGCTCGGCGTCTGGGTCGGCCGTGCCGACAATGGCGCCGTGCCCGGCCTGACCGGATATGGTGCCGCAGCCCCCATCCTCTTCGAGGCCTTCGCACGCTCCGGCGTTGCCATCACCGCGCTGCCGCGCGCCCCGGCCGGCGCGGTACGGATCGCACAATCGGAGCTGCCGGCGAGCCTGCGCCGCTTCGCGATCACCGCCAACGGCCTCGTCGCCACCGCGGCGCGCGAGCCGGCACCGGAAATCATCTATCCGCCGGAAGGCGCCCATGTCGAACTCGGCGCGACGACAGGCGCTGACCTCTCGCCCCTCGTTCTGAAGCTCCAGGGCGGCCGCGCCCCCTTCCGCTGGCTTGCCAACGGGAAGGTACTGCCGGATGCCTCGCGCCGGCGCACCACACAATGGATGCCGGAAGGTGCGGGCTTCTCGACACTCACGGTGATCGATGCCGCCGGAAGGGCGGCGAGTGTGCGGGTGTTTATCGAGTAA
- a CDS encoding crotonase/enoyl-CoA hydratase family protein, whose protein sequence is MNFETISVSVDRRGVAALTLRRHAQHNALSGLMIRELTAVAGLLGDDRAVRVVVLSGEGESFCAGGDLNWMKEQITATREERIAEARRLALMLKALRDLKKPLVARVNGQAYGGGVGLISVCDAAIAVEGARFGLTETRLGLIPATISPYVAARIGPAAFLRFATSARLFDAPTARDIGLVSGIVAADGLDTAIEAEIAPYFTASPEAVAAAKALAHALALPIDDKLIEMTLTRLADTWETPAAAEGIAAFLEKRKPGWVPADSGK, encoded by the coding sequence ATGAATTTCGAGACCATTTCCGTATCCGTCGACCGGCGCGGTGTAGCGGCCCTGACGCTGCGCCGCCATGCGCAGCACAATGCGCTGTCCGGCCTGATGATCCGCGAACTGACCGCCGTTGCCGGCCTGCTCGGCGATGATAGGGCGGTGCGCGTGGTCGTGCTGAGCGGCGAGGGCGAGAGTTTTTGCGCGGGCGGCGACCTCAACTGGATGAAGGAGCAGATCACTGCCACCCGTGAGGAGCGCATCGCGGAAGCGCGCCGGCTGGCCTTGATGCTGAAGGCGCTGCGCGATCTGAAAAAGCCGCTGGTCGCCCGCGTCAACGGCCAGGCCTATGGCGGCGGCGTTGGCCTCATCAGTGTCTGCGATGCGGCGATTGCCGTGGAAGGCGCCCGCTTCGGCTTGACGGAAACCCGCCTCGGCCTCATTCCGGCAACGATCAGCCCCTATGTCGCCGCCCGCATCGGTCCCGCGGCCTTCCTGCGGTTCGCCACCTCCGCCCGCCTGTTCGATGCGCCGACGGCCCGCGACATCGGCCTGGTCAGCGGCATCGTCGCGGCTGACGGGCTGGATACGGCGATCGAGGCAGAGATTGCGCCCTACTTCACGGCGTCGCCAGAGGCCGTTGCCGCGGCCAAGGCGCTCGCCCATGCACTCGCCCTGCCGATCGACGACAAACTGATCGAGATGACGCTGACGCGGCTTGCCGATACCTGGGAAACGCCTGCGGCGGCGGAAGGTATTGCGGCGTTTCTGGAGAAACGCAAGCCGGGCTGGGTGCCGGCGGATTCCGGCAAATGA